DNA from Candidatus Binatus sp.:
TTCTGGCTGCTGCTGGGCGCGGGGCTCAATGCGTCGTTCAGGCCGGCTGGGATGCCTGCCGGAATCAACTACGCGCAGTACTTTTACCCCGGCGTGATCGTGCTGGTGCTGCTGTTCACGGCGATTTTCGCGACCATCTCGACCGTCGAAGATCGCAAGCAAGGATTTTTGCAGGGCGTGCTGGTCGCGCCGATTTCACGCAGCACGATCGTGCTGGGACAAGCCGCGGGCGGCACGACGCTCGCGCTCGCGCAGGGCGTGATTTTCCTGATGCTCGCGCCGCTGGCGGGCATCAAGCTGAGCGTCGGCGCGATTCTCGTATCGGCGTCGATGATGGCGGTCATCGCGTTCGCGCTAACGAGTATTGGGCTGGTGATCGCGTGGCGAATCGAATCGACGCAGGGCTTTCACGCGATCATGAATCTGATCCTGATTCCGATCTGGATGCTGTCGGGCGCGTTCTTCCCCGTCGATGGCGCGCCGTTCTGGCTCCAATTGACGATGCGGCTCAACCCGCTCACCTATGCGATGGCGGCGCTCAGGCAGGGACTTTATCTCGCGGAGCCTGCTCAGATCGGCGCGACGATGCCGCTCGCGTCGTCGGTCCTGGTCGCGATCGCATTCGCGGCGTTCGCGTTCACGCTAGCAACCCTCGTGGCCCGCCGCGCCTCGACGATCTGAATCTGCTACTTCGCCACTCTACTGCGCTTGGTCCTGGCCAAACGCTTTGAGACCGAGGTGCCCCGTTCCCGTTTCTTCGATGCACTCAATCCGAACCGGTTCAGCGCGGACTGCACCATATAAGCCGAACGTGTCAGACCCGCTTTGCCAGCCAACTGGTCGATGGCTTTGAGCTGGCCCTCGCGCGCCGTGATATTGATACGCACGGTTTTTTCCGCGGCCGGTTCAACGCTGATCAAAACCGCCACCGCGCCCTTCATGTCCGGATCGTTTGCTAACGCGTCCAGATTTGAAGGGTCCGGCAACACCTCCCCGTCTTCGATCATCCCCGCGATATGCAGCGCCAGGGCTTCAGCGGCCATCCGCCGTGCTTCCTCGAGCGTCTTTCCCGTGGTCACGCATCCGGGGAAGTCCGGAAAGCTGACGCCAAAATCCGAATCGCGATCCTTGTGTAGATAAGCGATGTAATCCATGTTCGTCTCAGTCCCTCGCGTTAGCGCGGAGCCATCCGCAGCGCGCCGTCGAGGCGGATCGTCTCGCCGTTGAGCATCTCGTTTTCCACGATATGCCGCGCGAGCGCCGCGTATTCGCTCGGCCGTCCGAGTCGCTGGGGAAACGGGATTTGCGCGGCGAGCGCCTTGCGGCTCGGCTCCGACAATCCGGCCAGCATCGGAGTTTCAAAGGTGCCCGGCGCGATGGTGCAGACGCGAATCCCGAGCGAGGCGAGGTCGCGCGCGATCGGCAGCGTCATCGCAACGACGCCGCCTTTCGACGCCGAGTACGCCGCCTGTCCGATCTGCCCATCGAATGCCGCGACCGACGCCGTATTGACGATTACACCGCGCTCGCCGTCAGGGCCGGGCTGATTTTTCGCCATCTGCGCCGCGGCGACGCGAATCACATTGAACGTGCCGATTAGATTGACCGCGATCACCTTGCTGAACAGGTCGAGCGTGTGCGGCCCTTCCTTGGTGACCGTGCGCATCGCGCGGCCGATACCGGCGCAGTTCACGACGACGTTGATCGTGCCGAATTTTGCGACCGCTTTTGCAACCGCCTCGGTGACCTGATCGCCGGAGGCTACGTCGGCCTCGACGAAGAGCGCGTTCGCGCCGAGCGACTCGGCGACCTTGGCCCCTGGTGACGCGGGCAGATCGAGGATCACGGTTTTTGCGCCCACCGCGGAGAACTCGCGCACAGTTGCCTCGCCAAGGCCGGAGCCACCACCGGTTACGAGCGCGATCGCATTCTTCAGATTCATTTCAGTTCCACTCCGATTCGATTTTGCGCTGCACGAAGTTATGACCGCCACGCTGCCGATGCAACTTGGGCGTTCACACCGACATCGCAAGCTGCCCGGTCTGCTTCGAGCGGGCGTGCAGCGCGTTTTTCGCCGCGCGCACAGAGGTTTCGGAGCCAGCCAGTTCCAGCACGTCGCCCTCGCGGATCACTTCGTTTCCCGTCGGGACGATTATCTCGCCGTCGCCGCGGCCAATCGCGACGACCATCGCGCCAGTGGTGCCATGCAGATCGAGATCGGCGAGCGTCTTGCCGACTCCGCTGAAATCCGAGCGCACTCTGACTGGGGTAAGCGTGCCGAGACCCGGCACCGTGTAAGCTTGGCCATCCTTGCTCTGCGCGTGCGAGCCGGCCAGCGCGTCGGCAATCAGGCGGGCGGCGCCGCGCATATGTCCTTGTACTTTGTTGACGCATCGTGCGATCTCGGCGGTCATCAATACTATTGCGATTACTACAATGCCGATTCCTTCGAATGGCGCAATGAATGGTTGAACTATAGCCAATAGTGGAATCACTACTACTAACAAGATCGTCACTTGCAATAGTTCAATCAGCGCGGTGGCGGCGCCGGTGTGGCTATCGGACACTTGCGGAATCGCCCGCGCCGCCAGCGCCTGGGCAAGCCGCCGGGAGCCGAAATACAGTCCTCCCATCGCCGGAGCGCACACTACCAGTGCGAACAGATCAACGAACAATCCCGCCCTGAAATACGAGATCTGCTCTAGGTTGGCGGCGGCCGTGGTGAGGTCGAGCGGATCGAGTTCGTTGAGGATAAGGATTCCACCGATCAGAATTGCCGACGCGACAATTGACACGCTCGGCCATCCGAGCGACGGATGGCGCGCGTCGGTCAGCTTCGGCCGGCGCATCTGCTCCATCCAGGAGTCGTATAGTGACTCGAATACTCTAAGCGGGCGCGGTATGCGTATCGACAGATACTCAGCGACGGGTCCCGATACTCTAATCATGTATGGGGTCAGGAAAGTAGTAATCGCCGATACCGCAATCGCGAGCGTGTAGATAAAGTCGCGCGTCGCGTGCAACTGCAGGCCGACGCCCGCGATGATGAACGAGAACTCGCCGATTTGCGCGAGACTCATCCCCGCCTCGATCGAGGTCCTGGTGTCGACGCCGCTGAGCACCGAGGCAATCGAAACGCCGACGACTTTTCCGGCGATCACCGCGGCGGTGAGCAGCGCCAATGCGACCCAATGCTCGGCGATTAGCGACGGATCGATCATCATGCCGACGGAAACGAAGAAGACTGCGCCGAAGATGTCGCGCAACGGCGCGATCAGATGCTCGATCTGCTCCGCTTGCCCTGATTCCGCGACCAGCGACCCCGCGAGAAACGCTCCCAGTGCGACCGAGTAGCCCGCCACTTCCGCGAGCAATGCGAAGCCGAAGCAGATGCCGACGGCGGCGACGATCGTGGTCTCGGGGCGTCCGATTCGCAGGATCAGGCGCACGATCGGCGGCACGACTACAATCCCGATGCCGACGAAGGCGATCAAAAAGAGGATCAGGCGCCCGACCGTCACGGCCATGTGCGACGTCGAAACGCTGGCGCCCGACGCAAGCGTCGTCAGCACCGCAAGCTCGACGACCGCGGTCAGGTCCTCGGCGAGCAAGACGCCGAATACCAGCTCGCGCAGATGCTCGGAGACCGGCGTTTCCTGGTACGCCTTGGCGACGATCGTGGTGCTCGAGATCGA
Protein-coding regions in this window:
- a CDS encoding ABC transporter permease, which gives rise to MREVMLQAGTLWQREIVRFARQRSRLTGALLQPLVFWLLLGAGLNASFRPAGMPAGINYAQYFYPGVIVLVLLFTAIFATISTVEDRKQGFLQGVLVAPISRSTIVLGQAAGGTTLALAQGVIFLMLAPLAGIKLSVGAILVSASMMAVIAFALTSIGLVIAWRIESTQGFHAIMNLILIPIWMLSGAFFPVDGAPFWLQLTMRLNPLTYAMAALRQGLYLAEPAQIGATMPLASSVLVAIAFAAFAFTLATLVARRASTI
- a CDS encoding cation:proton antiporter gives rise to the protein MVPLASQTILEDLAMVLCVAAVTTVIFQKIRQPVVVGYLIAGLIVGPYVPFPLFADETRIHTLSELGVILLMFALGLEFSIRKLIRLGPTSGFITALQVGLMIWLGFMCGRAMGWTPLESIFTGALLSISSTTIVAKAYQETPVSEHLRELVFGVLLAEDLTAVVELAVLTTLASGASVSTSHMAVTVGRLILFLIAFVGIGIVVVPPIVRLILRIGRPETTIVAAVGICFGFALLAEVAGYSVALGAFLAGSLVAESGQAEQIEHLIAPLRDIFGAVFFVSVGMMIDPSLIAEHWVALALLTAAVIAGKVVGVSIASVLSGVDTRTSIEAGMSLAQIGEFSFIIAGVGLQLHATRDFIYTLAIAVSAITTFLTPYMIRVSGPVAEYLSIRIPRPLRVFESLYDSWMEQMRRPKLTDARHPSLGWPSVSIVASAILIGGILILNELDPLDLTTAAANLEQISYFRAGLFVDLFALVVCAPAMGGLYFGSRRLAQALAARAIPQVSDSHTGAATALIELLQVTILLVVVIPLLAIVQPFIAPFEGIGIVVIAIVLMTAEIARCVNKVQGHMRGAARLIADALAGSHAQSKDGQAYTVPGLGTLTPVRVRSDFSGVGKTLADLDLHGTTGAMVVAIGRGDGEIIVPTGNEVIREGDVLELAGSETSVRAAKNALHARSKQTGQLAMSV
- a CDS encoding 3-hydroxyacyl-CoA dehydrogenase translates to MNLKNAIALVTGGGSGLGEATVREFSAVGAKTVILDLPASPGAKVAESLGANALFVEADVASGDQVTEAVAKAVAKFGTINVVVNCAGIGRAMRTVTKEGPHTLDLFSKVIAVNLIGTFNVIRVAAAQMAKNQPGPDGERGVIVNTASVAAFDGQIGQAAYSASKGGVVAMTLPIARDLASLGIRVCTIAPGTFETPMLAGLSEPSRKALAAQIPFPQRLGRPSEYAALARHIVENEMLNGETIRLDGALRMAPR
- a CDS encoding type II toxin-antitoxin system HicB family antitoxin encodes the protein MDYIAYLHKDRDSDFGVSFPDFPGCVTTGKTLEEARRMAAEALALHIAGMIEDGEVLPDPSNLDALANDPDMKGAVAVLISVEPAAEKTVRINITAREGQLKAIDQLAGKAGLTRSAYMVQSALNRFGLSASKKRERGTSVSKRLARTKRSRVAK